The uncultured Eubacteriales bacterium region CCGCCGTGATCCTGGCCAATATTCTGGCCCCCAAGCTGCTGTCCAAGATCGAGAACACCAAGATGTAAGCCCAACCGGAAAGGTCTGGTATTTAACATGAACGTAAGCGAAGAACTGATCCGCGAAATTGTCGCCAAGGTCCTCCAGGAGTCTGTCTCGGCCAGCGCACCCAAACCGGACTTTGAAAAGCATGTGGACCCCAGCGGCATCATCGGCATTAAAACCAGCACCGTGAAGTGCGAACCCTTCGGCCAGGACGGCGTAACCCTTAAGGACGTGGTCACACTTGAAGAGGCCCCCCGTATGGGCTGCGGCGTCATGGAGCTGGACCACACCAGTTTCGAGTGGACCCTAACCTACGACGAGTACGATCTCGTCATCGAAGGCACGCTGGAGATCGAAATCGATGGGCGTGTGGTGGTGGGCCAACCCGGGGATATCATCTATATCCCCAAGAACAGCCATATCCACTTCCAGACCCCCAACAAGACTCGCTACGCCTATTTCGTCTACCCCGCGAACTGGCAAACCCTCACCTGAGCAAACGAAAGGGCGGGCCGCTGTTCCCAACGGCCCGCCCTTTTTCCCTCCCGTGGCCTGCCCCTCTGCCCATTGGATCCCTCTGTGTCCTTGAAGCGCCGCATACCTCGTTCCGTGGAAATACGGGGTGAAACCCTTGACATAAGCGCTCTGCGGGTGTATTATAGGTTTAGAAACAGACAATTTCATAATGAGTGGTATGTAGGTGCGCGCTTTAAAGCGCGCCCAACAGGGAAGCGGGTGAGAATCCCGCGCAATGCCGTTGCTGTATTGGCGAAGCGGTCCTCAACATAGTCACTGGAGCTTTTGCTCTGGGAAGACGAGGAGCCGTGTCAGACGCCTAAGTCAGAATACCTGCCTGCATATGACGCACGAGAAGCCTCCTCGAGTCAAGGAGGGTGCAGTTACCTATGGCGCGTCCATAGCTTTGTTGCTGTACCCTTTGGGGTGCAGCTTTTTTCATGTCTGTTTTTACTTTACACCTCTCTTTTCAGCGGGGGCAGGACGCCGTGTCTGCCAACACGGCGCCCGCTCCCATCCACCCATTTGATATGGAACGATTTCCCGCCGCGCAGACGCATGCGCTCCGGCAAAAACGTTCTTGCCTATATTTTGTAAAAAACGGGACGGCTCCGAAGAAGGAGCCGTCCCGTCTATTTATGCCTAAAAGCTTATAGGGTCCGTCAGCCGGGGCTCCACAGGCCAGCGGGCCGCATCAAGCCCGGCCCGGTAGCCGCCGCAGTTGCCTACTGCCCAGTCAAAATAGGACCGGGCAGGGCGGGCGTAGCGGCCCATAACCGCCATCACCGTGCCGCCATGGGCAACCACCACCAGCCGCTGCCGCCCCTCGGCTATGGTCTCTTTTACCGCTTGGGCAAAGCCCCAACAGCTCCTCGCCTGGAACTCCTCCAGGCCCTCGCCTCTGGGGCAGGGAGCAGTACAGCCACCGTTTACCCACCGGGTATACGCCTCGTCCTCCGCCATCTCGTCCGCGGTGCGGTACTCAAAGGCGCCGAAGTCCATCTCCCTGAGATTTGGCAGTACGAGCTGGCGCGCATTGGGGAACTTGATGGCCGCCGTCTCCGCCGCCCGGCGCAGAGGGCTGATATAGACGATCTCCAAGCCGGGGTTGATCCCGGAGGCCGCGGCTGCATCCCGCCCGGCAGGACAGAGCGGCTCGTCCGTGAGCCCGACGTAGCGGCGCGCCAGGTTTCCCGCCGTCTGGGCGTGGCGAATCAGGCTTACTTCCATTGCCCTAGCCCTTCAGAACCTGGGGGATTCCGCAGCAGACGCGGATCACCCGCTGGGCGTTGGCGGCCAGCTTGACGCAGAGTCTGCCGCAGGCCTCCCGCCAGAGACGCTCGTCCCTGTCCAGCGGGACGACGCCCCCCCCCACCTCGTTGCAGATCACGATCTCCTTGGCCAGCAAAACCGGAAGGAGGTCCTCCGCGACGCCGGGGTCGCGCCGCACCAGGTCCTGGAGGTTATAGAGCACCGGGCGGCCATCCAGCAGGCCGTCCGCCATGTTCTCCGGGTAGTACCCGTAGGTAAGACTCACATATTCCCGCTTTCCGGCGGCAAGACCGCCGATGATCAAAACCATATCGCCACCACCCTTTGAATAAGTACCAGCGCCGCCAACATGGATATCTCACTGAGC contains the following coding sequences:
- a CDS encoding Ethanolamine utilization protein EutQ, translated to MNVSEELIREIVAKVLQESVSASAPKPDFEKHVDPSGIIGIKTSTVKCEPFGQDGVTLKDVVTLEEAPRMGCGVMELDHTSFEWTLTYDEYDLVIEGTLEIEIDGRVVVGQPGDIIYIPKNSHIHFQTPNKTRYAYFVYPANWQTLT
- a CDS encoding hypothetical protein (Evidence 5 : No homology to any previously reported sequences), with the protein product MDPSVSLKRRIPRSVEIRGETLDISALRVYYRFRNRQFHNEWYVGARFKARPTGKRVRIPRNAVAVLAKRSST
- a CDS encoding Fructose-2,6-bisphosphatase, which encodes MEVSLIRHAQTAGNLARRYVGLTDEPLCPAGRDAAAASGINPGLEIVYISPLRRAAETAAIKFPNARQLVLPNLREMDFGAFEYRTADEMAEDEAYTRWVNGGCTAPCPRGEGLEEFQARSCWGFAQAVKETIAEGRQRLVVVAHGGTVMAVMGRYARPARSYFDWAVGNCGGYRAGLDAARWPVEPRLTDPISF
- a CDS encoding Adenosyl cobinamide kinase/adenosyl cobinamide phosphate guanylyltransferase → MVLIIGGLAAGKREYVSLTYGYYPENMADGLLDGRPVLYNLQDLVRRDPGVAEDLLPVLLAKEIVICNEVGGGVVPLDRDERLWREACGRLCVKLAANAQRVIRVCCGIPQVLKG